One Podarcis raffonei isolate rPodRaf1 chromosome 18, rPodRaf1.pri, whole genome shotgun sequence genomic window carries:
- the TMEM221 gene encoding transmembrane protein 221, with translation MPAPPPSPYGPRALGALLLFGTVSGLMAVLASMLIFQIQAGSRAGAAGAAGLPEGARRVLLPLSAVLASLCLVLSLSCLLLSLLHGYCGAERCAPTGGALGPDRGDWFLVDSRKVRHVAVGLFCCGVSAYLAALSMYMLVQFETETGITSACVLSSGILVLFITVTHALIRAAKATGLSQGELSHTLYENDSARSGELPAAPLNNTKGMPAPRPRPEIHREFSYPPFLEQKSHLTTPASSNVTSSGSAELTLEKDCYSAPRMHRTLSVESGLLQTHGKPWNGVTQEMRNVLARKTAGTGKDSTLV, from the exons ATGCCGGCGCCCCCTCCGTCCCCCTACGGGCCGCGCGCCCTGGGCGCCCTGCTGCTCTTCGGCACCGTGTCCGGCCTGATGGCCGTCCTGGCGTCCATGCTCATCTTCCAGATCCAGGCGGGCAGCCGGGCCGGGGCGGCGGGCGCGGCGGGTCTCCCCGAGGGGGCGCGCCGGGTGCTGCTGCCGCTCTCGGCGGTGCTGGCCTCGCTCTGCCTGGTGCTGAGTCTCAGCTGCCTCCTGCTCAGCCTCCTGCACGGCTACTGCGGCGCCGAGCGGTGCGCGCCCACGGGGGGCGCTCTGGGGCCCGACAG GGGCGACTGGTTCCTCGTGGACAGCCGGAAGGTGCGTCACGTGGCTGTGGGCCTGTTTTGCTGCGGGGTCTCGGCCTACCTGGCAG CTCTCTCCATGTACATGCTGGTGCAGTTTGAGACTGAAACCGGGATCACCAGCGCCTGCGTCCTTTCGTCGGGCATCCTGGTCCTCTTCATCACTGTGACGCACGCCCTGATCCGCGCTGCCAAAGCCACGGGGCTCAGCCAGGGCGAGCTCTCACACACCCTCTACGAGAACGACTCGGCCCGTAGCGGGGAGCTGCCCGCTGCCCCCCTCAACAACACCAAGGGCATGCCTGCTCCCCGGCCGCGCCCAGAGATTCACCGGGAGTTTTCCTACCCGCCGTTCCTTGAACAGAAGTCCCACCTCACCACACCGGCCAGCAGCAACGTCACCTCGTCGGGGAGCGCAGAGCTAACCCTGGAAAAGGATTGCTACAGCGCTCCCCGGATGCACCGGACCCTCTCGGTGGAGTCCGGCCTCCTGCAAACCCACGGGAAGCCATGGAACGGCGTCACACAGGAAATGAGGAATGTGCTCGCCCGCAAAACGGCGGGCACGGGGAAAGATTCGACCTTGGTGTAG